Proteins encoded together in one Oceanobacillus iheyensis HTE831 window:
- a CDS encoding acetoacetate--CoA ligase, translating into MKVEEGTLLWEPSDQQIKQSNMYAYQQWLANNKQLHLNDYASLWKWSVDDISSFWETIWEYFNVISHHPYQHVISSTSMPGSRWFKEAKVNYAEHVFKHKDNSNPAIIHASETRGKQEISWQQLYQDTTALQLTLKNIGVTKGDRVVSYAPNIYETVVAFLATSSLGAIWSSASPDFGKQSVIERFQQIEPKVMITIDGYQYGGKSFDRMAIIEEIQSTIPSLEATIAIPYLHADTDFSNLKQPITWKDAVHTSKPLELTFTPVGFNDPLWVLYSSGTTGKPKAIVHSQGGMLLEHLKATHLHLDLDQNSRFFWFTTTGWMMWNFLVGGLLNGSCIILYDGSPSYPDERFLWKFAEDTKMTVFGTSASFITSSMKKDIHPEEEFDLSALKNISSTGSPLPPEGFQWCYTHVKKDIWVSSVSGGTDVCTAFLLGSPTLPVYAGELQCSGLGAKVESFDSNGNSLVNEIGELVLTKPFPCMPIFFWNDDDGMRMYHSYFDTYRGVWCHGDYIKITEKGTSIIYGRSDATINRGGIRIGTSEIYRAVDQIEEVEDSLMIDLPQTNGDSITPLFVVMKNSKPFTDEVKNSIKNNLKTHCSPRHVPTHMFEVKELPKTLNGKKIEVPIKKILMGESFEQVMNKGSLINESAIEYFINLAREWNSSV; encoded by the coding sequence GTGAAAGTAGAAGAAGGTACATTATTATGGGAACCAAGCGACCAACAAATTAAACAATCAAATATGTATGCATATCAACAATGGCTAGCAAACAATAAACAACTTCATTTGAACGATTATGCTTCTTTGTGGAAATGGTCAGTAGACGATATTAGTTCTTTTTGGGAAACGATATGGGAATACTTTAATGTAATTTCTCACCACCCTTATCAACATGTAATATCAAGTACATCAATGCCTGGTTCTAGATGGTTTAAAGAAGCGAAAGTCAATTATGCAGAACATGTATTTAAGCATAAAGATAATTCCAACCCTGCCATCATACATGCTTCAGAAACAAGAGGAAAGCAAGAAATTTCCTGGCAACAACTTTATCAAGATACGACTGCTCTTCAACTTACACTTAAGAATATCGGTGTAACAAAAGGAGACCGAGTAGTTAGTTATGCTCCTAATATTTATGAAACTGTGGTCGCTTTTCTAGCTACTTCTAGTCTCGGAGCAATTTGGTCCAGTGCATCTCCTGACTTTGGTAAACAAAGTGTTATCGAGCGATTCCAGCAAATTGAACCTAAAGTTATGATTACCATAGATGGCTATCAATATGGTGGTAAAAGCTTTGATCGAATGGCGATTATTGAAGAGATTCAATCAACAATACCTTCTTTAGAAGCTACGATTGCGATCCCTTACTTGCATGCCGATACAGATTTTTCTAATTTAAAACAACCAATAACATGGAAAGATGCAGTGCACACTAGTAAACCCTTAGAACTAACCTTTACACCTGTCGGCTTTAATGATCCACTTTGGGTACTCTATTCATCTGGTACAACAGGAAAGCCGAAAGCAATCGTTCATAGTCAGGGTGGTATGTTACTCGAGCATCTAAAAGCCACTCACTTACATCTCGATTTAGATCAGAATTCTCGATTTTTCTGGTTTACTACAACCGGATGGATGATGTGGAATTTTCTTGTTGGCGGGCTCCTTAATGGTAGCTGTATTATTTTATACGATGGAAGTCCATCCTACCCAGATGAACGTTTCTTATGGAAGTTTGCTGAGGATACAAAAATGACTGTATTTGGAACCAGTGCCAGTTTCATAACTTCTTCGATGAAGAAAGATATCCACCCAGAAGAAGAATTTGATCTTTCTGCTTTAAAAAACATAAGTTCGACTGGATCTCCGTTACCTCCTGAAGGGTTTCAATGGTGTTATACTCATGTAAAAAAAGATATTTGGGTATCTTCTGTTAGTGGCGGAACCGATGTTTGTACGGCCTTTTTACTTGGCTCTCCAACTCTACCAGTATATGCGGGTGAATTGCAGTGTAGTGGTCTAGGAGCAAAAGTGGAAAGTTTTGATTCAAATGGAAATTCATTAGTTAATGAAATTGGCGAGTTAGTACTAACAAAACCATTTCCATGTATGCCGATCTTCTTCTGGAATGACGATGATGGTATGCGAATGTATCATAGCTATTTTGACACTTATCGCGGGGTCTGGTGTCACGGTGATTATATAAAAATCACGGAAAAAGGCACTTCTATTATCTATGGTCGTTCGGACGCAACAATCAATCGCGGAGGTATTCGTATTGGTACAAGTGAGATCTATCGAGCAGTTGATCAAATCGAAGAAGTAGAAGATAGTTTAATGATAGATTTACCTCAAACCAACGGAGACTCGATTACTCCTTTGTTTGTAGTAATGAAAAATAGTAAGCCTTTCACAGATGAAGTGAAAAACTCTATTAAAAATAACTTAAAAACGCACTGTTCACCAAGACATGTGCCTACTCATATGTTTGAAGTGAAGGAATTGCCTAAAACATTAAATGGCAAAAAGATTGAAGTTCCTATAAAGAAAATATTAATGGGCGAAAGTTTTGAGCAAGTAATGAATAAAGGATCGCTTATCAACGAAAGTGCTATTGAATATTTTATTAACTTAGCCAGAGAATGGAATTCCAGCGTCTGA
- a CDS encoding conserved virulence factor C family protein has product MKIVSIEPTPSPHSMKINLSESLPPEETYNYNEKDDLTNAPNYVQELFALTGVKNIYRVVDFIALARHPKTPWEELLPQVREVLGTTEGLEIPNITPSTEQQDGFGEVHVFIQMFLGIPMQVKLEEDDEEKRFGLPEIFTNAVMDASPASTNVIMDRKWVEQHPRYGNIDEIGEEVVEELKASYDEERLQTLVNLAFQADKTEQSSGYYQTVPIEKMDDPNWKNRYAALDRLDPTIDDLDLLEKALHDEKSSIRRLATAYLGMIEDKKVLPLLYIALEDKAINVRRTAGDCISDLGFAEATPKMITTLKDKSQLVRWRAAMFLYEVGDESAIAPLQDAVDDPEFEVRMQINMALERIQGGKEAKGSVWHQMTQATKKG; this is encoded by the coding sequence ATGAAAATTGTTTCTATTGAACCAACACCTAGCCCACATTCAATGAAGATTAATTTGAGTGAGTCTCTACCTCCAGAAGAAACGTATAATTATAATGAAAAAGATGATTTGACTAATGCACCTAACTATGTACAGGAATTATTTGCATTAACAGGGGTTAAAAATATTTACCGTGTGGTAGATTTTATTGCGTTAGCGAGACATCCGAAGACACCGTGGGAAGAATTATTGCCACAAGTACGTGAAGTTTTGGGTACAACAGAGGGATTGGAAATTCCAAATATTACACCTTCCACTGAGCAACAAGATGGTTTTGGAGAAGTCCATGTTTTTATTCAAATGTTCCTTGGTATTCCGATGCAAGTAAAGCTTGAAGAAGATGATGAAGAGAAGCGATTTGGATTACCTGAGATTTTCACAAATGCCGTCATGGATGCTTCACCAGCATCTACAAATGTAATTATGGATCGTAAGTGGGTGGAACAACATCCGAGATACGGTAATATAGACGAAATTGGCGAGGAAGTTGTTGAGGAATTAAAAGCTAGCTATGACGAAGAAAGACTTCAAACACTTGTCAATTTGGCATTCCAAGCGGATAAAACCGAACAAAGTTCTGGATATTATCAAACTGTACCCATCGAAAAGATGGATGATCCGAATTGGAAAAATCGCTATGCTGCTTTAGACCGACTAGATCCGACTATCGATGATCTAGATCTGTTAGAAAAAGCACTTCACGATGAAAAGTCATCAATTCGACGTCTTGCAACGGCCTACCTTGGCATGATTGAAGATAAAAAAGTACTACCTTTGCTTTATATAGCGTTAGAAGATAAAGCTATTAATGTAAGACGTACAGCTGGTGATTGTATTTCTGACCTTGGATTTGCAGAAGCTACACCAAAAATGATTACGACATTGAAAGATAAAAGCCAATTAGTTCGTTGGCGTGCGGCCATGTTTCTATATGAAGTTGGAGATGAATCAGCTATTGCTCCACTTCAAGATGCTGTAGATGACCCTGAATTTGAGGTTAGAATGCAAATAAATATGGCGCTTGAACGAATTCAAGGTGGCAAGGAAGCCAAAGGATCTGTATGGCACCAAATGACACAAGCTACGAAAAAAGGCTGA
- a CDS encoding type 1 glutamine amidotransferase domain-containing protein, with protein sequence MQLKNKKVLALVDHDFEDLELWYPVLRLREEGAQVDLIGKEANHKYIGKYGVPVESDFAFTDVNDADYDAILVPGGWAPDKLRRFPEVLDMVRNMNQAKKPIGQICHAGWVLISANILNGKTVTSTPGIKDDMTNAGATWVDEPVVVDEHLVSSRRPPDLPDYLREFINVLANK encoded by the coding sequence ATGCAATTAAAAAATAAAAAAGTATTAGCACTTGTTGATCATGACTTTGAAGATTTAGAATTATGGTATCCTGTCCTCCGGTTACGAGAAGAAGGAGCACAGGTCGATCTTATTGGAAAAGAAGCAAATCACAAATATATTGGCAAGTATGGTGTGCCCGTAGAATCTGACTTTGCATTTACGGATGTAAACGATGCTGATTACGATGCAATTCTAGTACCTGGCGGTTGGGCACCAGATAAGCTACGTAGATTCCCAGAAGTTCTTGATATGGTTCGTAATATGAATCAAGCCAAGAAACCAATTGGTCAAATTTGTCACGCTGGCTGGGTGCTTATATCTGCAAATATCCTTAACGGAAAAACAGTAACAAGTACACCTGGGATTAAAGATGATATGACAAATGCTGGAGCAACTTGGGTGGATGAACCTGTCGTTGTGGATGAACATTTAGTATCAAGTCGTCGTCCACCAGATCTACCAGATTATTTACGAGAATTTATTAACGTACTAGCAAATAAATAG
- a CDS encoding YueI family protein: MTKKNVDDYLQEGMYGTRLPKEAERKHFLGTLRERVILALTIGEVMSDRGLEKLETEMKKHPNSTLLMNGSVAYKFLKQERDLADKYKISHTTISNQEHQTEIGAVLTYDHAIDKEDIYLSNDEDQEKSDSVEKDDQKDQGIVERIKSWFS, translated from the coding sequence ATGACGAAAAAAAATGTAGATGACTATTTACAAGAAGGCATGTATGGTACACGTTTACCAAAAGAGGCTGAACGTAAACACTTTTTAGGTACTTTACGTGAACGTGTGATTCTTGCTTTAACAATTGGTGAAGTGATGTCCGACCGTGGATTAGAAAAGTTAGAAACAGAAATGAAAAAACATCCAAATTCCACATTATTAATGAATGGAAGCGTAGCGTATAAATTCTTAAAACAAGAAAGAGATCTAGCTGATAAATATAAGATTTCACATACAACTATTAGTAATCAAGAACATCAAACAGAAATTGGAGCCGTATTAACTTACGATCATGCAATTGATAAAGAAGATATCTACCTTTCTAATGACGAAGACCAAGAAAAATCAGACAGCGTAGAAAAAGATGACCAAAAGGATCAAGGAATAGTGGAACGGATCAAATCTTGGTTTAGCTAA
- a CDS encoding MBL fold metallo-hydrolase: MKRNNKRPISLGNGISLIDGYDLDVESRTGIYVLEEEELTIIETGPSPSVPYIKEGIEGLGHDLTGVKYIILTHIHLDHGGGAGRLLQLCPNATVIVHPKGKRHLIDPKKLAAGARAIYGESFSDLFDPIIPVPEDRIIIKTEGDSLTIGPARKLEFWDTPGHSRHHLGIYDPVSNGMFIGDTAGIRYEQLVPHGIDYFLPSTSPNHFDPVAMRASIERMRKKDLDYIYFGHFGATELVNQTFNQVLFWLDIFVEEGERAVAEEKGYDAIAKGLLEKVQADLQDKGIPDDHKVYTIINLDLQVSALGIIDYLQKQLREK; this comes from the coding sequence ATGAAAAGAAATAATAAAAGGCCAATTTCATTAGGAAATGGTATCTCGCTGATAGATGGATATGATCTAGATGTAGAGAGTAGGACAGGTATTTATGTTTTGGAGGAAGAAGAACTAACGATTATTGAGACAGGCCCAAGTCCATCAGTACCGTATATCAAAGAAGGAATAGAAGGTTTAGGACATGATTTAACAGGAGTGAAATATATCATTCTTACACATATTCATTTAGATCATGGCGGTGGTGCAGGTCGGCTACTACAATTATGTCCAAATGCAACAGTAATTGTGCATCCAAAAGGAAAGCGACATTTAATTGATCCGAAGAAGTTAGCCGCAGGAGCAAGAGCTATTTATGGAGAAAGTTTTTCTGATTTGTTCGATCCAATTATCCCAGTGCCTGAGGATCGTATTATTATAAAGACAGAGGGAGACAGCCTGACTATAGGTCCAGCCCGTAAACTTGAATTTTGGGATACTCCTGGACATTCGCGACATCATTTAGGGATTTATGATCCAGTGAGTAATGGGATGTTTATTGGAGATACTGCTGGAATTCGTTATGAACAGCTAGTACCACATGGTATTGATTATTTCCTGCCATCTACATCACCTAATCATTTTGATCCTGTTGCAATGAGAGCCTCTATTGAACGCATGCGTAAGAAAGACTTGGATTACATTTACTTTGGCCATTTTGGTGCTACAGAATTAGTTAATCAAACGTTTAATCAAGTTTTATTTTGGCTCGATATTTTTGTAGAGGAAGGCGAGAGAGCCGTTGCAGAGGAGAAAGGATATGATGCGATAGCTAAAGGCTTGCTGGAAAAAGTGCAAGCAGATTTACAGGATAAAGGTATACCAGATGATCATAAAGTATATACAATTATTAATCTGGATCTACAAGTGAGTGCTTTAGGAATTATTGATTATTTACAAAAGCAATTGCGTGAAAAGTAG
- a CDS encoding VOC family protein, which yields MRGLIHHIEIYVSNLRQSQEFWGWLLEDLGYDSYQKWDKGQSWKLDQSYIVFVQAEDKFLDICYHRRRVGLNHIAFHATSKEHVDTLTEQLKEKQIPILYQDRHPFAGGPNHYAIYFEDPDRIKVEIVAPS from the coding sequence ATGAGAGGACTTATACATCATATTGAAATTTATGTTTCCAACTTACGACAATCTCAAGAATTCTGGGGATGGTTATTAGAAGATCTTGGATATGATTCTTACCAAAAATGGGATAAAGGTCAAAGTTGGAAGCTAGATCAATCCTATATTGTATTTGTCCAGGCTGAAGATAAATTTTTAGATATTTGTTATCACCGTCGCAGGGTAGGTCTAAATCATATCGCTTTCCACGCCACATCAAAAGAACATGTTGATACACTAACAGAACAATTGAAGGAAAAACAAATCCCTATTCTGTATCAAGATCGCCATCCTTTTGCTGGCGGACCGAATCACTACGCTATTTATTTTGAAGATCCTGATCGCATTAAAGTAGAGATTGTCGCTCCTTCATAG
- a CDS encoding exodeoxyribonuclease III — protein MHFISWNVNGIRACVRKGFLDFFQEMGADFFCIQESKLQEGQIQLDLDGYYQYWNYAERKGYSGTAIFTKWEPLHVFYGIDSNNYEPEGRIITLEYESFYLVNVYTPNSKRDLTRLEDRLEWEDRLFDYLQKLNKKKPLVYCGDLNVAHHEIDLRNDKTNHGNSGFTKEERSKMSRLLDAGFVDTLRHFHPEADDIFTWWSYMKTIRERNIGWRIDYFIVSEQLIPALKKSEVHSSVLGSDHCPIGLVIDEKQLLQQGVGEDERTYTSY, from the coding sequence ATGCATTTTATATCGTGGAATGTAAACGGGATACGAGCTTGCGTTAGAAAAGGTTTTTTAGATTTTTTCCAAGAAATGGGCGCAGATTTCTTTTGCATACAAGAATCAAAATTACAAGAAGGTCAAATTCAATTAGATTTAGATGGATATTATCAATATTGGAACTATGCTGAACGAAAAGGTTATTCGGGTACAGCCATCTTCACCAAATGGGAGCCACTTCATGTTTTTTATGGGATCGATTCCAATAACTACGAACCAGAAGGTAGAATTATTACCTTAGAATATGAATCATTTTATTTGGTCAATGTCTACACTCCAAACTCCAAGCGTGATTTAACCCGATTAGAAGATCGCCTAGAATGGGAAGATCGTTTATTTGACTATTTGCAGAAATTAAATAAGAAAAAACCTCTAGTTTATTGTGGGGACTTGAATGTCGCTCATCATGAAATTGATCTACGAAACGATAAGACGAATCATGGAAATTCAGGGTTTACAAAAGAAGAAAGAAGTAAAATGTCGCGATTACTAGATGCCGGATTTGTCGATACACTTCGTCATTTTCATCCAGAAGCAGACGACATCTTTACTTGGTGGTCTTATATGAAAACGATTCGTGAACGAAATATAGGATGGCGAATCGATTATTTCATTGTCTCAGAGCAACTAATTCCAGCTCTTAAAAAATCGGAAGTACATTCTTCTGTTTTAGGAAGTGATCATTGCCCTATTGGACTTGTCATAGATGAAAAACAATTACTACAACAGGGAGTTGGCGAAGATGAGAGGACTTATACATCATATTGA
- a CDS encoding GntR family transcriptional regulator, translated as MKLQFNKREPVYIQVKRHLKEQIATGKLKPGEEIPSRRELASQLEINPNTAQRAYKEMEEEGLIYTEKNLPSCVTSDSKKIEGIREDLINNAIEQFLHAIEPIHLSKEEIIERIKNQYDVTRGRD; from the coding sequence ATGAAATTGCAATTCAATAAACGCGAACCTGTTTATATTCAGGTGAAAAGACATCTAAAAGAACAGATTGCAACTGGAAAATTAAAACCTGGAGAAGAAATCCCTTCACGTAGAGAGTTGGCTAGTCAATTAGAAATCAACCCAAATACTGCTCAACGAGCGTATAAAGAAATGGAGGAAGAAGGATTGATATATACAGAAAAGAACCTTCCTAGCTGTGTTACTTCTGATTCAAAGAAGATAGAAGGAATTAGAGAAGATCTTATTAATAATGCAATTGAACAATTTTTACATGCAATAGAGCCTATCCATTTATCTAAAGAAGAAATTATAGAACGTATTAAGAACCAATATGATGTTACGCGTGGGAGGGATTAG
- a CDS encoding ATP-binding cassette domain-containing protein, which produces MIELTDVYKRFGRKSILNGVTFQAKKSEITCLIGINGSGKTTILQSIMNLTPISKGKITIDGDLLNKYTYEKLTYIPDTITLLPRMKIKEAFMFMNDFYLNWNQKRADEMLKFFKLDREDRIMNLSKGNKAKVNMLMGLAMDTDYILMDEPFSGIDIFSREQIADVFTSHLVEDRGVIITTHEISDIEHLIDKAILIDDGVVVKEFNTEQMREDEGKSVVDVMREVYHS; this is translated from the coding sequence ATGATTGAACTAACGGATGTATATAAGCGGTTTGGAAGAAAGTCAATCCTAAACGGGGTTACGTTTCAAGCAAAAAAGAGTGAAATAACCTGTTTGATCGGGATTAATGGATCTGGAAAAACGACTATACTGCAATCGATCATGAATCTTACTCCAATTAGTAAAGGGAAGATTACCATTGATGGAGATTTATTAAATAAGTACACATATGAAAAACTTACGTATATTCCGGATACCATTACGTTATTACCAAGAATGAAAATTAAGGAAGCATTTATGTTTATGAATGATTTCTATTTAAATTGGAATCAAAAGCGTGCGGATGAGATGTTAAAGTTCTTTAAGCTTGATCGAGAAGATAGAATTATGAATCTCTCTAAAGGAAATAAAGCAAAGGTGAATATGCTTATGGGTCTTGCGATGGATACGGATTATATTCTCATGGATGAACCTTTTTCTGGAATCGATATCTTTAGCAGAGAACAAATTGCTGATGTATTTACTAGCCATCTCGTTGAGGACAGAGGAGTTATTATTACAACACATGAAATTAGTGATATTGAACATCTAATTGACAAGGCTATTTTAATAGATGATGGAGTAGTTGTGAAAGAATTTAATACAGAGCAAATGCGAGAAGATGAAGGAAAATCTGTAGTTGATGTAATGAGAGAGGTGTATCACAGTTGA
- the ectA gene encoding diaminobutyrate acetyltransferase, whose product MLDVAEKLKVDTDEYYFRRPTKEDGGPVWELVREIGNLDLNSSYSYVLWCEVFAESSIVVEHKETQQIVGFISGFMHPEKEDTLFIWQVAVSSTQRGKGLATKMLLQLLEWNESVNFIEATVAPSNKPSNYLFLGLARKIHTNWKISDYFKTDHFPAKDEEHEEELLFRIGPMRKNKNKRMI is encoded by the coding sequence ATTTTAGATGTTGCTGAAAAGTTAAAGGTAGATACGGATGAGTATTACTTTAGAAGACCAACAAAAGAAGATGGGGGTCCCGTTTGGGAGCTAGTTAGAGAGATAGGAAATTTAGATTTAAATTCATCGTATAGTTATGTATTATGGTGCGAAGTTTTCGCAGAATCTTCCATCGTCGTAGAGCATAAAGAAACACAACAAATTGTCGGATTTATTTCGGGATTTATGCATCCTGAAAAGGAAGATACCCTCTTTATATGGCAGGTTGCCGTTTCTTCAACACAAAGAGGAAAAGGATTAGCAACCAAGATGCTACTTCAATTACTTGAGTGGAACGAGTCGGTTAATTTTATTGAGGCAACAGTTGCCCCTTCAAATAAACCATCCAATTACTTGTTCCTAGGATTAGCAAGAAAAATTCATACAAACTGGAAAATAAGCGATTATTTTAAAACAGATCATTTTCCAGCTAAAGATGAAGAACATGAAGAGGAACTACTTTTTAGAATAGGGCCAATGAGAAAAAATAAAAATAAAAGGATGATATAA
- the ectB gene encoding diaminobutyrate--2-oxoglutarate transaminase encodes MTTIVDKARNDMAVFEEMESAVRSYSRGWPVVFEKAKGYKLWDKNGNEYIDFFAGAGALNYGHNPSEMQKVMIDYIQNDGVIHSLDMATAPRKKFLESFNEIILKPRNMDYKVMFPGPTGTNTVESALKIARKVTGRDTVIGFTNAFHGMTIGSLSVTGNSFKRNGAGIPLNHAISMPFDQYVDEQDSIAYIERFLEDSGSGVALPAAFILETVQGEGGINAARLEWVKKIEEICRKWDILLIIDDVQAGCGRTGTFFSFEEAGINPDIVCLSKSIGGVGLPMAITLIKPEFDQWGPGEHNGTFRGNNLAFLAATEALNNWKTDAFSQNIKKMSSLFQERMKRIVEKFPELNADLRGRGLMLGIGVHVDGLAGEICAEAFSRGLILETSGAKDEVVKFLPPLIIDEDGIEKGMDILEESIQAALEK; translated from the coding sequence ATGACAACGATTGTTGATAAAGCCCGGAATGATATGGCAGTATTTGAAGAAATGGAATCAGCGGTAAGAAGCTATAGTCGCGGATGGCCAGTAGTATTTGAAAAAGCGAAAGGCTATAAGCTGTGGGATAAAAATGGAAATGAGTATATTGACTTCTTTGCTGGGGCAGGTGCACTAAATTATGGCCATAATCCAAGTGAAATGCAAAAAGTCATGATTGATTATATACAAAATGATGGTGTTATTCATAGTCTTGATATGGCTACGGCACCGCGTAAAAAATTCTTAGAGTCATTTAATGAAATAATTTTAAAACCACGTAATATGGATTATAAAGTAATGTTCCCTGGTCCTACAGGTACGAATACGGTTGAAAGTGCTTTAAAAATTGCTCGTAAAGTAACAGGACGAGATACGGTAATTGGTTTTACAAATGCGTTTCACGGAATGACAATCGGTTCCCTATCGGTTACAGGTAATTCCTTTAAACGTAATGGAGCTGGAATACCGTTAAATCATGCAATTTCTATGCCATTTGATCAATATGTAGATGAGCAAGATTCAATTGCATATATTGAACGTTTCCTAGAGGATTCTGGAAGTGGAGTAGCACTACCAGCTGCATTTATTCTAGAAACAGTTCAAGGAGAAGGTGGAATTAACGCTGCCCGTCTTGAATGGGTGAAAAAAATAGAAGAAATTTGCAGAAAATGGGATATTCTACTAATCATTGATGATGTCCAGGCAGGATGTGGAAGAACGGGTACATTCTTTAGCTTTGAAGAAGCAGGAATCAACCCAGATATAGTTTGCCTGTCAAAATCAATTGGTGGAGTTGGGTTGCCAATGGCAATCACATTGATTAAACCTGAATTTGATCAATGGGGACCTGGTGAACACAACGGTACATTCCGTGGAAATAACCTTGCATTTTTAGCAGCTACAGAAGCATTAAACAATTGGAAAACGGATGCATTCTCTCAAAATATTAAGAAAATGAGTTCTCTATTCCAAGAGAGAATGAAACGCATCGTAGAAAAGTTTCCTGAATTAAATGCAGATTTAAGAGGTAGAGGCTTAATGCTTGGTATTGGGGTTCATGTAGATGGACTTGCAGGCGAAATTTGCGCGGAAGCATTTTCTAGAGGTTTAATTCTTGAGACATCCGGAGCGAAGGATGAAGTTGTTAAATTCCTTCCGCCATTAATTATTGATGAAGATGGTATTGAAAAAGGAATGGACATCTTAGAAGAAAGTATTCAAGCAGCACTAGAGAAATAA
- a CDS encoding ectoine synthase, producing the protein MIVKSLEDIQGTEDHQKGETWESRRFVLNKDNVGFSLNDTIIKAGTESYFWYKNHIEAVYCIEGEGEVEKKDTGEVWQLKPGTMYLLNDNDKHYLRAKTQMRMVCVFNPALVGTETHDEDGVYPLLAE; encoded by the coding sequence ATGATCGTAAAATCATTAGAAGACATTCAAGGTACAGAGGATCATCAAAAAGGGGAAACATGGGAAAGCAGACGTTTTGTTTTAAATAAAGACAATGTTGGCTTTAGCCTTAACGATACGATTATTAAGGCAGGAACAGAAAGCTACTTCTGGTACAAAAATCATATTGAAGCAGTGTACTGCATCGAAGGTGAAGGGGAAGTAGAGAAAAAAGATACTGGTGAGGTATGGCAGTTGAAGCCAGGAACGATGTATCTTTTAAATGATAACGATAAGCACTATTTACGTGCAAAAACTCAAATGCGTATGGTATGTGTGTTCAACCCTGCGTTAGTAGGAACGGAAACACATGATGAAGATGGGGTATACCCATTATTAGCTGAATAA
- a CDS encoding TetR/AcrR family transcriptional regulator: MAPRISDEEKEARREHLLESALECFSAKGYYASTVDDIVRYSNLSKGSVYNYFKSKEEIFIHLLQKKRQEMVEELTIKLAKIDSPLEKLKYWIREDIPYSLEKKKFMRVHVEFWLYSTDSPEVQHILVERFDDMFGLTKEIIEQGQKLGEIKPDIDAEAASSMFWSLHDGIWLHAVIGYDEAKLEASIKEMESVLITYLTANA; encoded by the coding sequence ATGGCTCCACGAATTTCTGATGAAGAAAAAGAAGCACGCAGAGAACATTTATTGGAATCTGCTTTGGAGTGTTTCTCCGCCAAGGGATACTATGCATCAACAGTCGACGATATAGTTCGATATTCGAATTTAAGTAAGGGATCAGTCTACAACTACTTCAAAAGCAAGGAAGAAATTTTTATTCATTTGCTTCAGAAAAAACGTCAGGAAATGGTAGAAGAGCTTACGATTAAATTAGCAAAAATCGATAGTCCACTAGAAAAACTGAAATATTGGATCCGAGAAGATATTCCGTACAGTCTGGAAAAGAAAAAATTTATGCGTGTACATGTTGAGTTTTGGTTATATTCCACAGACTCACCAGAAGTTCAACATATTTTAGTTGAACGGTTTGATGATATGTTTGGATTGACGAAAGAGATTATTGAGCAAGGACAGAAATTAGGGGAAATCAAGCCAGATATAGATGCTGAGGCAGCTTCATCTATGTTTTGGTCCTTGCATGATGGAATTTGGTTACACGCTGTTATTGGTTATGACGAGGCGAAGTTAGAGGCAAGTATTAAAGAAATGGAAAGCGTGCTTATCACATATTTAACAGCAAATGCCTAA